A window of the Marinitoga litoralis genome harbors these coding sequences:
- a CDS encoding FprA family A-type flavoprotein produces MENILNITDSVYYVGVNDRDTHLFENMWPLPKGVSYNSYIIKDEKTVLFDTVKTTKTHIFLEKVDKILEGKKLDYLVINHMEPDHSGSITEILRAYPEIKIVGNKKTFEFLKALYGIDTNLFEVKDGDELDLGKHKLKFYLTPMVHWPETMMTYDETEKILFAGDAFGGFGTLDGGVFDDEVDIEYYENEIRRYYSNIVGKFGPMVQRAMAKLSGLEIKIIASTHGPVWRTNPGRIISLYDKWSKYETEEGVVIAYGSMYGNTEKMADFIARCLADEGIKNIRVMNSSEVHESFIINEIWRFKGVLLGTNTYNNGIFPRMENLIINLEHKGIKNRVFGVFGTYGWSGGGVKGIVEYIKKNNWEMVCDPVEVQFSAHEEHYEKLRQLAKEMAKRVKEN; encoded by the coding sequence ATGGAAAATATTTTAAACATTACTGATTCTGTATATTATGTTGGTGTTAATGATAGGGATACGCATTTATTTGAAAATATGTGGCCTTTGCCAAAAGGAGTTTCATATAATTCCTACATTATCAAAGATGAAAAAACTGTATTATTTGACACAGTAAAAACTACAAAAACTCACATATTTTTGGAAAAAGTTGACAAAATATTAGAAGGAAAAAAATTAGATTATCTTGTTATAAATCATATGGAGCCAGATCATTCAGGATCTATAACAGAAATATTAAGAGCATATCCAGAAATAAAAATAGTTGGAAATAAAAAAACATTTGAATTTTTAAAAGCATTATATGGAATAGATACTAATTTATTCGAAGTTAAAGATGGAGATGAATTAGATCTTGGAAAACACAAACTAAAATTCTATTTAACTCCAATGGTACATTGGCCTGAAACCATGATGACATATGATGAAACAGAAAAGATTTTGTTCGCAGGAGATGCTTTTGGCGGATTCGGAACTTTAGACGGTGGAGTTTTTGATGACGAAGTTGATATAGAATATTACGAAAATGAAATAAGAAGATATTATTCTAATATTGTTGGTAAATTTGGTCCAATGGTTCAAAGAGCTATGGCTAAATTATCTGGATTAGAAATTAAAATAATTGCTTCTACACATGGTCCTGTTTGGAGAACAAACCCTGGAAGAATAATTTCATTATATGATAAATGGAGCAAATATGAAACTGAAGAAGGTGTAGTTATTGCATATGGTTCCATGTATGGAAATACAGAAAAAATGGCAGATTTTATTGCTAGATGTTTAGCTGATGAAGGTATAAAGAATATAAGAGTTATGAATTCATCTGAAGTTCATGAATCATTTATTATAAACGAAATTTGGAGATTTAAAGGTGTGTTATTAGGTACAAATACATATAATAATGGTATATTCCCAAGAATGGAAAATTTAATTATAAATCTAGAACATAAAGGTATTAAAAATAGAGTATTTGGTGTATTCGGAACATATGGTTGGAGTGGTGGTGGAGTAAAAGGTATTGTTGAATATATTAAAAAGAATAATTGGGAAATGGTTTGCGATCCAGTTGAAGTACAATTCTCTGCTCATGAAGAACATTATGAAAAATTAAGACAATTAGCCAAGGAAATGGCAAAAAGAGTTAAAGAAAATTAA